The following proteins are encoded in a genomic region of Paenibacillus sp. FSL R7-0273:
- a CDS encoding AAA family ATPase → MKPILLKLSGLQSYREQQEIDFASLTETGLFGIFGPTGSGKSSLLDAITLAMYGKVERAVNGTQGIMNHSEDQLSVAFTFELVSSAGPRRFRVERKFKRTGEQSVSNTISRFIELTEEGDQVLADKLADVTRCVEEHIGLKMDDFTRAVVLPQGKFAEFLSLRGVDRRQMLQRLFHLEQYGDQLALKLSRRIKDNEAALRALEAEQQGLGSAGKADVEAAEVRLQDAVRRAEECRKLLEQAQERSERFAKIRELQEERTRREAKRQELLAREEGILLLEQKLGQADEAGQRLPVLTAWRSAEAAWKSRLARAEGQEVQAASAERAAAELAAAEAAAQAALQAEEPALRECAGTYRRALELEAELGGLRRERAAVLERREAVSRGLTAAQERMNRERELLARGQKKQQELQQSLLPLAVRSQERQSLQDAMQRLQGLRSAETQRDSAERERQGRAAVLAAAEARLAAAGGRRQELAVQRGGLVAAAALHLEDLRAAEAAAGEAAVRLEQHGGALEAARKEQEVHRLSLALAGELRDGLPCPVCGSEHHPSPASAQDGSGDEELAGRLEQARRLARQALDTRHLFRSLLEQDGAWLAQVYGESLPELTAAPPAAAGLEQQGGAAGLLAAPEEALSAGLLTELEDRLAGSKARSGSLRASAAQWQRTMQEQQQLCHKEEAAVEAESAWLAGLVSKARELADQVDSLHREWAALFPGLAVNEAENAYRAMLLKDEQAEEIRGRLEISVKFLEDKSAAVQALQEETAGLDKELAHLHAQLEGKEALEREKADRLQQWTGGRAAAELLAECERQLQELQAALERSRLSHRQAAEQAQHELKEAAIARQAAESAREHYSEASARWEESLGSSPFASAAEVEAAALPPEERAAAAAKVRSHREEEAEVILQLRSIAEKLQDGVLSAEEWQESQSALKQCKEDDEESLRSRARAERDLEDLQHRHIRWMELEEQRAGHAGLQDRLSKLQAVLRGNAFVEYIAEEQLMQVCQAASQRLRFLSKQRYALEVDSGGGFVIRDDGNGGVRRPVSTLSGGETFLTSLSLALALSAQIQLRGQYPLQFFFLDEGFGTLDPDLLDTVITSLEKLHNDQLSVGIISHVPELRARLPRKLIVVPAEQGGGGSHILLEKM, encoded by the coding sequence GTGAAGCCGATTCTATTAAAGCTGTCCGGGCTGCAGAGCTACAGGGAGCAGCAGGAGATTGATTTTGCCAGCCTGACTGAAACGGGGCTGTTCGGGATTTTCGGCCCGACCGGCAGCGGGAAGTCAAGCCTGCTGGACGCGATTACGCTGGCGATGTACGGCAAGGTGGAGCGCGCGGTGAACGGGACACAGGGCATTATGAACCATTCCGAGGATCAGCTGAGCGTAGCTTTTACCTTTGAGCTTGTATCCTCGGCAGGTCCGCGCCGCTTCAGGGTGGAGCGCAAATTCAAACGCACCGGGGAACAATCGGTCAGTAATACGATCAGCCGCTTTATTGAGCTGACAGAAGAGGGAGACCAAGTTCTGGCTGATAAGCTGGCCGATGTTACGCGCTGCGTGGAGGAGCACATCGGACTCAAGATGGACGACTTCACCCGGGCGGTGGTGCTGCCGCAGGGCAAATTCGCCGAGTTCCTGTCCCTGCGGGGCGTCGACCGCAGACAGATGCTCCAGCGGCTGTTCCATCTGGAGCAGTACGGGGATCAGCTGGCGCTGAAGCTCAGCCGCCGAATCAAGGATAATGAGGCGGCGCTGCGTGCGCTGGAGGCTGAGCAGCAGGGGCTGGGCAGCGCCGGCAAAGCGGATGTCGAGGCAGCTGAAGTGAGGCTGCAGGATGCGGTCCGCCGTGCGGAAGAGTGCCGTAAGCTGCTGGAGCAGGCGCAGGAGCGCTCTGAACGCTTCGCGAAGATCCGCGAGCTGCAGGAGGAGCGCACCCGGCGTGAGGCCAAGCGGCAGGAGCTGCTTGCCCGGGAGGAGGGCATCCTCCTCCTGGAGCAGAAGCTCGGCCAGGCTGACGAGGCCGGGCAGCGACTGCCCGTGCTGACCGCCTGGCGCAGCGCGGAGGCCGCCTGGAAGAGCCGGCTGGCGCGTGCTGAGGGCCAGGAGGTGCAGGCTGCTTCCGCAGAGCGGGCAGCGGCAGAGCTGGCTGCGGCAGAGGCGGCTGCACAGGCTGCGCTGCAGGCGGAGGAGCCGGCCCTGCGGGAGTGCGCCGGCACCTACCGGCGTGCACTCGAGCTCGAAGCCGAGCTCGGCGGGCTGCGCCGGGAGCGCGCCGCGGTGCTGGAGCGCCGCGAGGCGGTCTCGCGCGGGCTTACCGCCGCGCAGGAGCGGATGAACCGGGAGCGGGAGCTTTTGGCCCGCGGCCAAAAGAAGCAGCAGGAGCTGCAGCAGAGCCTGCTGCCGCTGGCGGTCCGCTCCCAGGAGCGGCAGTCTCTGCAGGATGCGATGCAGAGACTGCAGGGGCTGCGCTCGGCCGAGACCCAGCGGGACTCGGCCGAGCGTGAGCGCCAGGGCCGCGCGGCGGTGCTCGCCGCCGCAGAGGCGCGCCTTGCCGCAGCCGGAGGCCGGCGGCAAGAGCTGGCGGTGCAGCGCGGCGGGCTGGTCGCCGCCGCCGCGCTGCACCTGGAGGACCTGCGGGCTGCAGAAGCCGCCGCAGGAGAGGCCGCCGTGCGCCTGGAGCAGCACGGCGGCGCGCTGGAAGCCGCGCGCAAAGAGCAGGAGGTTCACCGGCTCTCGCTGGCGCTCGCCGGTGAACTCCGGGACGGGCTGCCTTGCCCGGTCTGCGGCAGCGAGCATCATCCCTCGCCTGCGTCCGCCCAGGACGGCAGCGGGGATGAAGAGCTGGCTGGCCGGCTGGAGCAGGCGCGCCGGCTGGCCAGACAGGCGCTGGATACACGCCACCTGTTCCGCAGCCTGCTGGAACAGGACGGAGCGTGGCTCGCGCAGGTGTACGGCGAGAGTCTGCCTGAGCTTACGGCAGCTCCGCCGGCTGCTGCGGGTCTCGAGCAGCAGGGCGGTGCTGCCGGCTTGCTGGCCGCGCCGGAGGAGGCTCTGTCAGCAGGGCTGCTGACAGAGCTGGAAGACAGGCTGGCCGGCAGCAAAGCCCGTTCCGGCAGTCTGCGCGCCAGCGCTGCGCAGTGGCAGCGGACGATGCAGGAGCAGCAGCAGCTGTGCCATAAGGAGGAGGCTGCTGTTGAAGCGGAATCCGCCTGGCTGGCCGGGCTGGTGAGCAAAGCCCGGGAGCTGGCGGACCAGGTGGACAGCCTGCACAGGGAATGGGCCGCATTGTTTCCCGGACTGGCGGTGAATGAGGCGGAGAACGCCTACCGTGCGATGCTGCTCAAGGATGAGCAGGCAGAGGAGATCCGGGGCCGGCTGGAAATCAGCGTCAAATTTCTGGAGGACAAAAGCGCTGCCGTGCAGGCGCTGCAGGAAGAAACGGCCGGCCTGGATAAGGAGCTGGCCCACCTCCACGCCCAGTTGGAAGGCAAGGAAGCACTGGAGCGTGAGAAGGCGGACCGCCTGCAGCAATGGACAGGCGGGCGTGCCGCTGCGGAGCTGCTCGCGGAATGTGAGCGGCAGCTGCAGGAGCTGCAGGCTGCGCTGGAGCGGAGCAGGCTGAGCCACCGCCAGGCAGCCGAGCAGGCGCAGCATGAGCTGAAGGAGGCGGCGATTGCCCGCCAGGCGGCTGAGTCTGCCAGGGAGCATTACAGTGAGGCCTCTGCACGCTGGGAGGAGAGCCTCGGTTCGTCGCCGTTTGCTTCAGCTGCCGAGGTTGAGGCTGCAGCACTGCCGCCGGAAGAGCGGGCTGCTGCAGCTGCCAAGGTGCGCAGTCACCGCGAGGAGGAGGCTGAAGTGATTCTGCAGCTGCGGAGCATCGCCGAGAAGCTGCAGGACGGGGTGCTCAGTGCCGAGGAATGGCAGGAGAGCCAGTCTGCGCTGAAGCAGTGCAAAGAGGATGATGAGGAATCACTGCGCAGCCGTGCCCGTGCTGAACGTGATCTGGAGGATCTGCAGCACCGCCATATCCGCTGGATGGAGCTTGAGGAGCAGCGGGCCGGCCATGCCGGGCTGCAGGACCGTCTGTCTAAGCTGCAGGCTGTGCTGCGCGGGAACGCCTTCGTCGAGTATATCGCCGAGGAGCAGCTGATGCAGGTCTGTCAGGCTGCGTCACAGCGGCTGCGTTTCCTGTCCAAACAGCGCTACGCGCTGGAGGTGGATTCCGGCGGCGGCTTTGTAATCCGGGATGACGGGAACGGGGGTGTCCGGCGGCCGGTGTCCACACTGTCCGGCGGCGAGACCTTCCTGACCTCCTTGTCACTGGCACTTGCCCTCTCGGCACAGATCCAGCTGCGCGGACAGTATCCGCTGCAGTTCTTTTTCCTGGACGAGGGCTTCGGCACTCTGGACCCCGACCTGCTGGATACGGTAATTACCTCCCTTGAAAAGCTGCATAACGACCAGCTGTCCGTCGGTATCATCAGCCATGTTCCCGAGCTGCGGGCCAGACTGCCGCGCAAGCTGATCGTTGTGCCTGCCGAGCAGGGCGGCGGGGGATCGCACATTCTTTTGGAAAAAATGTGA
- a CDS encoding exonuclease SbcCD subunit D produces MRILHTGDWHLGRTLEGRSRQKEQEQFIDELVDIADSEQADLILMAGDVYDSVNPPAAAEQLFYDAAARLTAGGRPLVVISGNHDQPERVASVSPLVRRQGITLVGMPTSEPVTVHAVRTGEIAKIAALPYPSEARLGELLAGESGEDELRLAYSARVGRLMQLLGREFTPQTVNLAMSHIYVLGGVESDSERPIQVGGAYTVDPSALSCGAQYTALGHLHRAQRVKGDGMIRYSGSPLAYSFSEAGQAKSVTMVDAAPGGEPEFKEIYLSCGRPLVNWKSSGGLEEIYSWLEEGRDANAFIDLELRLTEAMSLNDIQRLRKAREGIIHIRPVYPQMELELEQSARSRMPVQELFRKFYQRQTGGAEPDDGLVRLFLELAEEEDRRQPEEGEVG; encoded by the coding sequence ATGCGCATTTTGCATACAGGCGACTGGCACTTAGGCCGAACGCTGGAAGGACGGAGCCGGCAGAAGGAGCAGGAGCAGTTCATTGATGAGCTGGTGGATATTGCCGATTCCGAGCAGGCTGATCTTATACTGATGGCGGGAGATGTCTACGACTCCGTTAATCCTCCTGCAGCGGCAGAGCAGCTGTTCTACGATGCGGCGGCAAGACTGACGGCAGGCGGCAGGCCGCTTGTGGTCATTTCGGGCAATCATGATCAGCCTGAGCGTGTAGCCTCTGTCTCTCCGCTCGTGCGCCGGCAGGGAATTACTCTGGTGGGTATGCCTACATCGGAGCCGGTTACGGTGCATGCAGTGCGGACAGGCGAAATTGCCAAGATCGCAGCTCTCCCTTATCCTTCGGAGGCCCGGCTTGGCGAGCTGCTGGCCGGAGAAAGCGGTGAGGATGAGCTGCGGCTGGCCTACAGTGCAAGAGTGGGCAGGCTGATGCAGCTGCTCGGCAGAGAGTTCACTCCGCAGACAGTCAATCTGGCAATGAGCCATATATATGTGCTGGGCGGTGTCGAAAGCGATTCGGAGCGTCCGATCCAGGTCGGCGGAGCTTATACCGTAGACCCGTCTGCGCTGTCCTGCGGCGCTCAGTATACAGCGCTTGGGCATCTGCACCGTGCCCAGCGTGTTAAAGGCGACGGAATGATCCGTTACAGCGGTTCTCCGCTGGCTTACAGCTTCTCTGAAGCGGGCCAGGCCAAATCGGTAACGATGGTGGATGCCGCACCCGGGGGAGAGCCTGAATTTAAGGAGATCTATCTGAGCTGCGGCCGTCCGCTGGTCAACTGGAAGTCATCCGGGGGGCTGGAGGAGATATACAGCTGGCTGGAGGAAGGGCGCGACGCCAACGCTTTTATCGATCTGGAGCTCCGGCTGACAGAGGCGATGTCCCTGAATGATATCCAGCGGCTGCGCAAGGCGCGGGAAGGAATCATTCACATCCGGCCGGTGTACCCGCAGATGGAGCTGGAACTGGAGCAGTCTGCCCGCTCGCGCATGCCTGTGCAGGAGCTGTTCCGTAAGTTTTACCAGCGCCAGACCGGAGGAGCGGAGCCGGACGACGGATTGGTCCGGCTGTTCCTGGAGCTGGCCGAAGAAGAGGACCGGCGCCAGCCGGAGGAAGGCGAGGTGGGCTGA
- a CDS encoding UvrD-helicase domain-containing protein, which translates to MRNRAELEPKPEGSFWSDDQWRAIAEGGDDILVAAAAGSGKTAVLVERIIRKISSAQTGFSMDRLLVATFTKAAASEMRHRIREALEQKLEDAEDEAGGQQGDEGHLRRQLALLGRASITTLHSFCLEVIRRYYQLIPIDPGFRILNEHEAEMMRQELLEELLEEKYGEITDDGEDSVFVQLADWFSGERSDDAVHALVQRLHDFSRSHPWPDQWLRDTAAEFALPDTASLGQSQWVQSILAEARLTLDGAVSQLVQAQEIALQPGGPAPYADNLAEDLAMVRGMQEAVASRPWAELYDVFVEIYFGKLKACRKDSTDPLLQERVKELRDNVKKSLLELQKALFGRPAAAFLAELHEAAPLMNELAETVISFGERYRIEKAGRGLVDFSDLEHYCLQILRHPDSRPGSSLPSDAAVEYRSQFDEVLLDEYQDTNSVQEEIVRLISREAPGNRFMVGDMKQSIYRFRLAEPGLFLDKYNSYSSAGSADGKDIENGFDETEDGNGTAGTSGPGGMVIDLARNFRSRMEVVGAVNMIFRQIMDKTVAEISYDERAELVYGANFPGAAEKGPDTYFAPELLLIDRGASSGARAEEPGEDGELPAQENEAAESETAQLEARAIARRIQQMTGMTGGAPLLIYDKSQKLMRPVVYGDIVILLRSARIWTPLLIEELRLEGIPAFGDQNKGYFQATEVEIALSLLQIVDNPSQDIPLAGVLRSPVVGLTEEELAAVRLCSNGTFYDALTAAAGTRAEDKPVLDYTNLPPDEELAEAGYQGQLDLLLDAGLMQSETAAALQQSGHAEAAAEAAMQIAPQLRVKLQHFLNQLEGWRDAARQGSLSTLIWRIYGESGYLEWVGGLPGGFQRQNNLKALYDRAVQFENDTTARGLFRFLVFINRLRDNGGDLGVAGGSGVEAGGVSIMTIHKSKGLEFPVVFIAGMAKQFNRQDLHSPFLMHKELGFGPRFVERETRVSYPTLPYLAINRRSRLELLAEEMRVLYVGLTRPRDKMILVGTLRDVPRTVSSWAGTQNREELLLADHLLARGRSYLDWVGPALIRHPAAAVLRKLAGVEGAGSTVLHGDSSNWSISVQNAAALSSTAYSAAEEDSDKNEEKRQVLEALRKGRAVPVYSTPAAGEIAARLQWDYPLAAASAIPAKTSVTELKSMLPLQDQPSFDLLEEQAAADSAKEKGQTARTDSLQLRRPKFMEKRGLSGAERGTAYHTVMQHVPLDGPVDRMVLEAVLARLARISVLSPEQAEAVNLDDVEAFYASELGKRLSGAEWTSREQPFSYMVPAGEAYAGLGYYNEAALEAQETGNNSLLAEAVLVQGVIDCLFRENGRLILVDYKTDAVLEHKGGVEGLKEKYRFQLELYSKALHDITGEQVSEVWLYFFDGGHEVRL; encoded by the coding sequence GTGAGAAACAGAGCGGAACTGGAACCAAAGCCCGAGGGCAGCTTTTGGAGCGATGACCAGTGGCGGGCCATTGCCGAAGGCGGCGACGATATACTGGTGGCGGCAGCGGCCGGCTCCGGTAAAACAGCGGTTCTGGTGGAGCGAATTATCCGCAAAATCAGCAGCGCACAGACCGGATTCAGCATGGACCGGCTGCTGGTGGCTACATTTACCAAAGCCGCCGCATCAGAAATGCGCCACCGGATCCGTGAAGCGCTGGAACAGAAGCTGGAGGACGCAGAGGACGAAGCAGGCGGCCAGCAGGGGGATGAAGGCCATCTGCGGCGCCAGCTTGCCCTTCTCGGCAGGGCTTCGATTACGACCCTGCACTCCTTTTGCCTCGAGGTCATCCGTCGCTATTATCAGCTCATCCCGATTGATCCGGGCTTCCGGATTCTGAATGAGCACGAAGCTGAGATGATGCGCCAGGAGCTGCTTGAGGAGCTGCTGGAGGAGAAATACGGTGAGATTACGGACGACGGGGAAGACAGCGTATTTGTCCAGCTGGCCGACTGGTTCAGCGGGGAGCGCAGCGATGATGCGGTGCATGCGCTGGTGCAGCGGCTGCATGATTTTTCGCGCAGCCATCCGTGGCCTGACCAGTGGCTGCGGGACACTGCGGCTGAGTTTGCGCTCCCGGATACCGCGAGCCTGGGACAGTCGCAATGGGTGCAGAGCATTCTGGCCGAAGCCAGGCTGACGCTGGACGGGGCTGTCAGCCAGCTGGTTCAGGCACAGGAAATTGCCTTGCAGCCCGGCGGTCCGGCGCCTTATGCGGATAATCTGGCCGAGGATCTGGCCATGGTACGCGGAATGCAGGAGGCTGTAGCCTCACGGCCATGGGCAGAGCTGTATGATGTCTTTGTGGAAATCTATTTCGGCAAGCTGAAGGCGTGCCGGAAGGATTCGACTGATCCGCTGCTGCAGGAGAGGGTTAAGGAGCTGCGCGACAATGTAAAAAAAAGCCTCCTGGAGCTGCAGAAGGCACTGTTCGGCCGTCCGGCCGCTGCTTTTCTGGCCGAGCTGCATGAGGCGGCTCCGCTGATGAATGAGCTGGCTGAGACCGTAATTTCCTTCGGTGAGCGTTACCGTATAGAGAAGGCCGGGCGGGGACTTGTGGATTTCAGTGATCTGGAGCATTACTGCCTGCAGATTCTGCGCCATCCTGATTCCCGGCCCGGCAGCTCCTTGCCATCAGACGCAGCGGTAGAATACCGCTCCCAGTTCGACGAGGTGCTGCTTGACGAATATCAGGATACGAACAGTGTGCAGGAGGAGATAGTGCGGCTGATCTCGCGCGAAGCGCCGGGCAACCGCTTTATGGTCGGTGATATGAAGCAGAGCATTTACCGCTTCCGGCTGGCCGAGCCGGGTCTGTTCCTGGACAAATACAACAGCTACAGCTCTGCGGGGTCCGCAGATGGTAAAGATATAGAGAACGGTTTTGATGAGACAGAAGACGGTAACGGAACCGCAGGCACAAGCGGCCCCGGGGGTATGGTCATTGACCTGGCCCGGAATTTCCGCAGCCGTATGGAGGTCGTGGGTGCCGTCAATATGATTTTCCGGCAGATTATGGACAAGACCGTTGCCGAGATCAGCTATGATGAGCGGGCGGAGCTGGTGTACGGGGCGAACTTTCCGGGAGCTGCCGAGAAGGGACCGGATACGTACTTCGCTCCGGAGCTGCTGCTGATTGACCGTGGGGCTTCTTCCGGCGCACGTGCCGAGGAGCCTGGTGAGGACGGTGAGCTCCCGGCGCAGGAGAATGAAGCAGCTGAAAGTGAGACAGCCCAGCTGGAGGCGCGGGCCATTGCCCGGCGCATCCAGCAGATGACCGGCATGACCGGCGGCGCACCGCTCCTGATCTATGATAAGTCGCAGAAGCTGATGCGTCCGGTTGTGTACGGGGACATTGTGATTCTGCTGCGTTCTGCCCGGATCTGGACGCCGCTTCTGATTGAAGAGCTGCGCCTGGAGGGCATCCCCGCCTTCGGTGACCAGAACAAGGGCTATTTCCAGGCCACCGAGGTAGAAATCGCGCTGTCGCTGCTGCAGATTGTCGATAATCCGAGCCAGGATATACCGCTCGCAGGTGTGCTGCGCTCGCCTGTTGTCGGCTTGACCGAGGAGGAGCTGGCAGCTGTCCGTCTGTGCAGCAACGGTACGTTCTATGATGCGCTTACGGCGGCTGCCGGTACAAGGGCGGAAGACAAGCCGGTGCTTGATTATACGAACCTTCCTCCGGATGAGGAATTGGCAGAGGCCGGTTATCAAGGGCAACTGGACTTATTGTTGGACGCTGGCCTTATGCAGTCTGAGACTGCAGCAGCGCTCCAGCAATCCGGCCATGCAGAGGCTGCTGCAGAGGCGGCCATGCAGATTGCACCGCAGCTGCGTGTGAAGCTGCAGCATTTCCTCAATCAGCTGGAAGGCTGGCGTGATGCGGCCCGGCAGGGCAGCCTGAGTACACTGATCTGGCGGATCTACGGGGAAAGCGGATATCTGGAATGGGTCGGCGGACTGCCCGGCGGCTTCCAGCGCCAGAATAACCTTAAGGCGCTGTATGACCGGGCTGTGCAGTTCGAGAATGATACCACGGCCCGCGGCTTGTTCCGTTTCCTGGTCTTTATCAACCGGCTCCGGGACAACGGAGGCGACCTCGGGGTTGCCGGAGGAAGCGGGGTGGAGGCCGGCGGGGTGAGCATTATGACCATTCACAAGTCCAAGGGTCTGGAATTCCCGGTTGTTTTCATTGCCGGGATGGCCAAGCAATTCAACCGCCAGGATCTGCACTCCCCGTTCCTGATGCACAAGGAGCTTGGCTTCGGACCGCGGTTTGTGGAGCGGGAGACGAGGGTCAGCTATCCCACGCTTCCCTATCTGGCGATCAACAGGCGCTCCCGGCTTGAGCTGCTGGCCGAAGAGATGCGTGTGCTCTATGTAGGCCTGACCCGTCCGAGGGACAAAATGATTCTCGTCGGCACGCTGCGTGATGTGCCGCGGACTGTATCCTCCTGGGCAGGCACACAGAACCGCGAGGAGCTGCTGCTGGCTGATCATCTGCTGGCCAGAGGCCGCAGCTATTTGGATTGGGTCGGCCCGGCGCTGATCCGCCATCCCGCAGCGGCTGTTTTACGTAAGCTGGCCGGTGTGGAAGGGGCAGGATCAACAGTTCTGCACGGTGACAGCTCCAACTGGAGCATCTCCGTTCAGAATGCTGCAGCTTTAAGCTCGACTGCTTATTCAGCTGCAGAGGAGGATTCGGACAAAAACGAGGAGAAACGGCAGGTACTCGAAGCGCTGCGCAAAGGCAGAGCCGTTCCGGTCTATAGTACACCGGCAGCCGGAGAGATCGCTGCCAGGCTGCAATGGGATTATCCGCTGGCCGCAGCTTCTGCCATTCCGGCGAAGACCTCGGTTACGGAGCTCAAATCCATGCTGCCGCTGCAGGATCAGCCTTCTTTTGACCTGCTGGAGGAACAGGCCGCAGCCGATTCTGCCAAGGAGAAGGGGCAGACCGCACGGACGGACAGCCTGCAGCTGCGCCGTCCTAAGTTTATGGAGAAGCGGGGCCTGAGCGGAGCGGAGCGCGGTACGGCCTACCATACCGTAATGCAGCATGTTCCGCTGGACGGTCCTGTTGACCGGATGGTTCTGGAGGCAGTGCTGGCACGGCTTGCCCGGATTTCCGTTCTGAGCCCGGAGCAGGCGGAGGCGGTGAATCTGGATGATGTGGAAGCCTTCTATGCCAGTGAGCTCGGCAAGAGGCTGTCTGGAGCAGAATGGACGAGCAGAGAGCAGCCGTTCAGCTATATGGTTCCGGCCGGGGAGGCTTATGCGGGCCTAGGCTATTATAATGAGGCAGCGCTGGAAGCCCAGGAGACCGGCAACAACAGCTTGCTTGCAGAGGCTGTACTGGTCCAGGGGGTTATTGACTGCCTGTTCCGCGAAAATGGGCGGCTGATCCTGGTGGATTACAAAACAGATGCTGTACTGGAGCATAAGGGCGGAGTAGAGGGCCTGAAGGAGAAGTACCGCTTCCAGCTTGAGCTGTACAGCAAGGCGCTGCACGACATTACAGGCGAGCAGGTCAGCGAGGTCTGGCTATACTTTTTTGACGGGGGACATGAAGTGCGGCTTTAG